One genomic window of Agrobacterium tumefaciens includes the following:
- a CDS encoding ABC transporter permease, giving the protein MPLMSTDTFRPSVLRKICRNSALVTGGGVLLVMVLIAVLAPLIAPHDPYAQNLELRFLLPFWHEGTDPAHLLGTDHLGRDYLSRLIYGTRISLGVGFGVIVLSAVIGISLGLVAGYFGGVTDMVVSFLITTRLSLPIVLVALAAVAFAGASLTTLITVLGLLLWDRFAVVSRAAAQSLRSREFIKGLRAIGASQIRILFLEILPNMRSSLIVVLTLEVANVILLEAALSFLGLGVRAPTPSWGLMIAEGRENILFDPWLIALPGGALCVLVLAVNLLGDGLRDMTGGRVK; this is encoded by the coding sequence ATCCCGCTGATGTCCACCGATACGTTTCGACCTTCCGTGCTTCGAAAGATCTGTCGCAACTCCGCGCTCGTGACCGGCGGCGGCGTTCTGCTGGTCATGGTGCTGATCGCGGTCCTTGCGCCGCTGATCGCGCCGCACGATCCTTATGCCCAGAACCTCGAACTGCGCTTTCTGCTGCCCTTCTGGCATGAAGGCACCGATCCCGCCCACCTTCTGGGCACGGATCACCTCGGCCGCGACTATCTGTCCCGACTGATCTACGGCACGCGGATTTCGCTTGGCGTGGGCTTTGGCGTGATCGTGCTCTCCGCCGTCATCGGCATTTCCCTCGGTCTGGTCGCCGGCTATTTCGGCGGCGTCACGGATATGGTCGTCAGCTTCCTGATCACCACGCGGCTGTCATTGCCGATCGTTCTCGTGGCGCTGGCGGCGGTCGCATTTGCCGGTGCTTCACTGACGACGCTGATCACTGTCCTCGGATTGCTGCTCTGGGATCGTTTCGCGGTTGTCTCGCGCGCGGCTGCGCAGTCGTTGCGAAGCCGTGAATTCATCAAGGGGCTTCGCGCCATCGGTGCGTCGCAGATCCGCATTCTCTTCCTCGAAATCCTGCCGAACATGCGTTCGTCGCTGATTGTCGTGCTTACGCTGGAGGTTGCCAATGTCATCCTGCTCGAAGCGGCGCTCAGCTTCCTCGGCCTTGGCGTTCGCGCGCCGACTCCATCCTGGGGACTGATGATCGCGGAGGGTCGGGAAAACATTCTTTTCGATCCGTGGCTGATCGCCCTGCCGGGCGGGGCGCTGTGCGTGCTCGTTCTGGCGGTGAATCTGCTTGGCGACGGACTGCGCGACATGACCGGAGGGCGCGTGAAATGA
- a CDS encoding ABC transporter permease, whose translation MLIYLARRLVVALGVCIAVSLLSFGLMFLVGDPAIAIAGSGGSAKDAEAIRIAYGFDRPFLVQYLGWIGRIVRGDLGDSIYFNMPVTEIIAARLPVTLVLGAASFVVALVVALPLGILAALKPNGLVGRVALVLAVTGQAIPSFWLGLMAIVVFGVWYEMVPISGADEWQGYILPVVVLAYSAMPAMMRITRSGMIDVLGTDYIRTAYAKGLSGWRVIASHALRNAILPLVSLAVVQLGVLLSGSIVIESVFALNGLGRLAWESLLRADLPVVQAIILILSLVYVLLTTAGDLINAWLDPRIRGSR comes from the coding sequence ATGCTGATCTACCTGGCCCGACGGCTGGTGGTGGCACTTGGTGTTTGTATCGCCGTGTCGTTGCTGAGCTTCGGTCTCATGTTTCTGGTGGGCGATCCCGCCATCGCCATTGCCGGTTCCGGCGGTTCAGCCAAGGATGCCGAGGCAATTCGAATAGCCTACGGTTTCGACCGGCCGTTTCTGGTCCAGTATCTCGGCTGGATCGGCCGGATCGTTCGTGGCGATCTGGGTGACAGCATCTATTTCAACATGCCCGTGACGGAGATTATCGCCGCGCGTTTGCCGGTCACGCTGGTCCTGGGTGCAGCGTCCTTCGTCGTCGCGCTCGTTGTTGCCCTGCCGCTCGGCATCCTCGCCGCGTTGAAGCCCAACGGCCTTGTCGGCCGCGTCGCCCTCGTTCTGGCGGTAACCGGTCAGGCCATTCCCAGCTTCTGGCTGGGTTTGATGGCTATTGTCGTTTTCGGCGTCTGGTACGAAATGGTGCCGATCTCGGGCGCGGACGAGTGGCAAGGCTATATTCTGCCGGTGGTCGTGCTGGCCTATTCGGCAATGCCCGCCATGATGAGGATCACCCGGTCCGGCATGATCGATGTGCTGGGAACGGATTATATCCGCACCGCCTATGCCAAGGGCTTGTCCGGATGGCGCGTCATCGCCAGCCATGCGCTGCGCAATGCCATCCTGCCGCTCGTGTCGCTCGCCGTCGTCCAGCTTGGCGTGCTGCTCTCCGGCTCCATCGTTATCGAAAGCGTGTTCGCATTGAACGGCCTCGGCCGTTTGGCATGGGAATCGCTGCTGCGCGCCGATCTGCCGGTGGTTCAGGCCATCATCCTGATCCTGTCGCTGGTCTATGTGCTTTTGACCACGGCAGGAGACCTGATCAACGCCTGGCTCGACCCGCGCATAAGGGGATCCCGCTGA
- a CDS encoding ABC transporter substrate-binding protein — protein sequence MTLSLKRVLLSAACISLLAAPAMAGKADNTLNVAFALEPEPLDTYKIAGREGLILARHVYDGLVYKDLATGEFKGALAESWSRPDPMTIEFKLRTGVKFHNGADFSANDVVTTLATVIKPEYGTRYAISIDWIKDVEKVDDTTVRIHMAKPFAGAFEMLADSLPIYPREYFAANGSAGMARAPVGTGPYKLVSQEPGVRYVLERFDGIYAGSPKAGATIDKIVVRTMPELNTQYAELMSGKLDWIWRLPPDQAERLKSRVQVMSAPIMRISFINLAPVEGTPLADKRVRQAVEHAINRAAITKAFAGGASETLKSFCNPAQFGCSQDTTQYDYDPAKAKALLEEAGFKDGVTIPMVFAAMPRPVAEAIAADLAKVGITAQLDELQYAAGVGKWREKQVPAFFSNWGSYGVGDAAFLLSNFFGGGADDLVKDTELANWLKTGDTSADPEERKAVYLKALKKIADEAYVVPMYSFNVNYGLSKNLNFSAWPDEFARFWQTSWK from the coding sequence ATGACACTTTCGCTGAAACGCGTGCTTCTTTCGGCCGCCTGCATTTCGTTGCTGGCCGCGCCGGCAATGGCCGGCAAAGCCGACAACACGCTGAATGTTGCCTTCGCGCTGGAGCCGGAACCGCTCGATACGTACAAGATTGCCGGCCGCGAAGGCCTGATCCTCGCACGCCATGTCTATGACGGGCTCGTTTACAAGGACCTCGCAACGGGCGAATTCAAGGGTGCGTTGGCGGAAAGCTGGTCGCGCCCCGACCCGATGACCATCGAGTTCAAGCTGCGCACGGGCGTGAAATTCCATAATGGCGCCGATTTCTCCGCCAATGACGTCGTGACGACGCTCGCCACTGTCATCAAGCCCGAATATGGCACGCGCTACGCGATCTCGATCGACTGGATCAAGGATGTCGAGAAGGTCGATGACACGACCGTGCGTATTCATATGGCGAAGCCTTTCGCCGGCGCTTTCGAAATGCTCGCCGATTCGCTGCCGATCTACCCGCGTGAATATTTTGCGGCAAACGGTTCGGCCGGCATGGCCAGGGCACCCGTGGGTACCGGCCCGTACAAGCTCGTTTCGCAGGAGCCGGGCGTGCGTTACGTGCTGGAGCGCTTCGATGGCATTTATGCCGGAAGCCCGAAGGCCGGTGCGACCATCGACAAAATTGTCGTCCGGACGATGCCCGAACTCAATACGCAGTATGCCGAACTGATGTCGGGCAAGCTCGACTGGATCTGGCGCCTGCCGCCCGATCAGGCCGAGCGACTGAAGAGCCGCGTACAGGTGATGTCCGCGCCGATCATGCGCATATCCTTCATCAACCTCGCGCCGGTCGAGGGAACGCCGCTTGCCGACAAGCGGGTGCGTCAGGCCGTCGAGCATGCCATCAACCGCGCTGCGATCACCAAGGCGTTCGCGGGGGGTGCATCGGAAACGCTGAAAAGCTTCTGCAACCCGGCACAGTTCGGCTGCTCGCAGGACACGACGCAATACGACTATGACCCGGCCAAGGCGAAGGCTTTGCTCGAAGAGGCCGGTTTCAAGGACGGCGTGACCATTCCGATGGTTTTCGCCGCCATGCCGCGTCCGGTCGCCGAGGCGATTGCCGCGGATCTGGCCAAGGTCGGTATCACTGCACAGCTGGATGAACTGCAATATGCCGCGGGTGTCGGAAAATGGCGCGAAAAGCAGGTCCCGGCCTTCTTCTCGAACTGGGGCAGCTATGGTGTCGGCGATGCAGCCTTCCTGCTGTCTAACTTCTTCGGCGGCGGTGCCGACGATCTCGTGAAGGATACTGAACTCGCGAACTGGCTCAAGACCGGCGACACGTCTGCAGATCCTGAGGAACGCAAGGCGGTTTATCTGAAGGCCCTGAAGAAAATTGCCGACGAGGCCTATGTCGTGCCGATGTACAGCTTCAACGTCAATTACGGCCTGTCGAAGAACCTGAATTTCAGCGCCTGGCCGGACGAGTTCGCCCGCTTCTGGCAGACATCCTGGAAATAA
- a CDS encoding RraA family protein — MIPDLSQVETATLGHFLVEGFMAPSIQALVPGARIWGPALTVRLPGTDGAALAEALSVAKPGEVIVVDRCGDLRHACFGAVTATAAKSRGVAGVVIDGFVTDLAALLEIGVPVWCRGRSPITTRNRRVSGNIRGVVSCGGSMVSQGDIILADESGVVVLDPATAAQHAATALKMQHDEISILERLRAGETLKDITAPAKLDDDERRRLLNLNFRQ; from the coding sequence ATGATCCCCGACCTGTCGCAAGTCGAGACCGCCACGCTCGGTCATTTCCTTGTCGAAGGATTCATGGCGCCGTCAATCCAGGCGTTGGTGCCGGGCGCGCGCATCTGGGGGCCGGCCCTGACGGTCCGGCTTCCCGGCACGGATGGCGCGGCTCTGGCCGAAGCGCTTTCCGTCGCAAAACCGGGTGAAGTGATCGTCGTCGACCGCTGCGGCGATCTGCGCCACGCATGTTTCGGCGCTGTAACTGCGACGGCAGCCAAGAGCCGGGGTGTCGCCGGTGTGGTGATCGACGGTTTCGTCACCGACCTTGCCGCGCTCCTCGAAATCGGTGTGCCGGTTTGGTGCCGCGGCCGTTCGCCGATCACCACCCGTAACCGCCGTGTCTCCGGCAACATCCGCGGTGTCGTCAGTTGCGGCGGCTCCATGGTCAGCCAGGGCGACATCATCCTCGCCGACGAAAGCGGCGTCGTCGTGCTCGATCCGGCAACAGCGGCGCAGCATGCCGCGACCGCGCTCAAGATGCAGCACGATGAGATTTCGATACTCGAACGCCTGCGGGCGGGCGAGACCCTCAAGGACATTACCGCCCCCGCAAAGCTCGACGATGACGAGCGGCGGCGGTTGTTGAACCTGAATTTCAGGCAGTGA
- a CDS encoding LysR family transcriptional regulator gives MPQRPDLSELNWNLLRSFCVIAEEKSLTRAAKRLNMSQPSVSLALQKLEEQLDCQLIFRGSRHFALTLRGEKIFQECADMFRAVDRIGILTEDRNDEEFGELRLSIISQLRSPLIDEAIRLYHQRHPSITWRIEVQNSAETVRRITNEKAGLGICLLTKPLLNLTCRHLFREEFSIFCGVEHPLYGRTEVTARDLQQEPFVAFTCATEGMGLEPMIMLREGMALGSRISGSSHDLEEVQRMIVSGLGIGILPVMTVSGENPSGKLWPLRLVDQPLGADVFLVNSPVSQPTAPEQKFIDLIDELLKLYPDMI, from the coding sequence ATGCCACAACGTCCCGATCTGTCAGAACTCAACTGGAATCTCCTGCGCAGCTTTTGCGTCATAGCCGAGGAGAAAAGCCTGACGCGTGCGGCCAAGCGGCTGAACATGAGTCAGCCCTCCGTGAGCCTTGCGCTTCAGAAGCTGGAGGAGCAGCTCGATTGCCAGCTTATCTTCCGCGGCAGCCGCCATTTCGCGCTGACGCTCCGGGGCGAGAAGATCTTTCAGGAATGCGCGGACATGTTCCGCGCCGTCGACCGGATCGGCATCCTCACGGAAGATCGCAACGACGAGGAGTTCGGCGAATTGCGGCTGAGCATCATCAGCCAGTTGCGCTCGCCACTGATCGATGAAGCGATCCGGCTTTATCACCAGCGCCATCCTTCGATTACCTGGCGCATCGAAGTGCAGAATTCGGCTGAAACCGTACGAAGGATCACCAACGAGAAAGCTGGCCTCGGTATCTGCCTGCTGACCAAGCCACTGCTCAACCTCACATGCCGCCATCTTTTTCGCGAGGAATTCTCGATCTTCTGCGGTGTCGAACACCCGCTCTACGGGCGTACCGAAGTCACGGCGCGCGACCTTCAGCAGGAACCGTTCGTCGCCTTCACCTGCGCCACCGAAGGCATGGGGCTGGAGCCGATGATCATGCTGCGCGAAGGCATGGCGCTTGGCAGCCGTATCAGCGGATCGAGCCACGATCTCGAAGAAGTGCAAAGGATGATCGTGTCCGGCCTCGGCATCGGAATCCTGCCGGTGATGACCGTGTCCGGCGAGAACCCGTCCGGCAAGCTCTGGCCTTTGCGGCTGGTCGACCAGCCGCTGGGCGCCGATGTGTTCCTCGTCAATAGCCCGGTTTCCCAGCCAACGGCGCCGGAGCAGAAGTTCATCGACCTGATCGACGAACTTCTGAAGCTTTATCCGGATATGATTTAG
- a CDS encoding ornithine cyclodeaminase family protein has product MRVYDHHAVEDRLDWPGLIQALRESFARGAVVAPPRQSFTIDLPDSEQATLLVMPAWEAGKAVGVKVVTFYPGNAAKGQATINAGYLLFDGADGRFVAAMDGDGLTARRTAAASALAADYLARRDVKVLTVVGTGQLAGAVAAAHSSVRSYERILIWGRSPEKAEATAVALRAQGLPAEAQEELEAACRAADVVSSVTASTQPLIHGAWMREGSHLDLIGAFKADMRESDTLAVTRSRVFVDGRAGALLAGDLAQPIAENAFDPALIVADLAELTRGAPGRQCDAERTLFKSVGLSLEDLVGATMVAETG; this is encoded by the coding sequence ATGCGGGTCTACGATCATCATGCGGTCGAGGACCGGCTCGACTGGCCCGGACTGATCCAGGCCCTGCGCGAGAGTTTTGCGCGGGGCGCGGTCGTCGCACCGCCACGTCAGTCGTTCACGATCGATTTGCCGGACAGCGAACAGGCGACGTTGCTGGTTATGCCTGCCTGGGAGGCGGGCAAGGCAGTCGGCGTCAAGGTCGTGACCTTCTATCCCGGAAATGCCGCCAAGGGGCAGGCGACGATCAATGCAGGCTACCTGCTTTTCGACGGTGCCGACGGACGCTTCGTTGCAGCGATGGATGGCGATGGGCTGACGGCCCGCCGCACCGCCGCCGCGTCGGCGCTTGCCGCAGATTATCTTGCCCGCCGTGACGTCAAGGTTCTGACGGTGGTCGGGACCGGACAGTTGGCGGGGGCGGTCGCGGCCGCCCATTCGTCCGTGCGTTCCTATGAACGCATTCTGATCTGGGGTCGTAGCCCGGAGAAGGCGGAAGCCACAGCGGTGGCGTTGCGCGCGCAGGGCTTGCCGGCAGAAGCTCAGGAGGAGCTTGAGGCGGCCTGTCGTGCGGCGGATGTCGTGTCGTCAGTGACTGCCTCGACGCAACCGCTGATCCATGGCGCATGGATGCGCGAGGGTAGCCACCTCGATCTGATCGGCGCCTTCAAGGCGGATATGCGTGAAAGCGATACGCTCGCCGTGACCCGGTCGCGCGTATTCGTCGACGGTCGGGCCGGTGCGCTTCTTGCCGGTGATCTTGCCCAGCCAATTGCTGAAAATGCGTTCGACCCGGCGCTGATCGTTGCGGATCTCGCTGAACTCACGAGGGGCGCGCCCGGCCGCCAGTGCGATGCCGAACGGACCCTGTTCAAGTCGGTCGGGCTGTCGCTGGAAGACCTCGTCGGTGCAACGATGGTTGCCGAAACCGGTTAG
- a CDS encoding Zn-dependent hydrolase, translating into MSFTPDTRIDLDRFWSTIQRSAEIGKGREGGLARLALTDSDREVRDQFVEWCEAAGLTVEIDRMGSIFGRRAGSDDSLPPIFIGSHLDTQINGGRFDGIAGVLAGLELVRTLNDIGHVTRRPLVVVNWTNEEGARFSPPMIASGVFVGRYELDWALDLIADDGPRLGEELERIGYNGDKPCTGDVDAYFELHIEQGPILDAEKRQVGIVTGGYPSYGMRVRFDGETAHTGPTPMDLRHNALIAGARFLTAVDDIGWDFAVMDGKATGSRLAAWPNKPGILSETAQCVADVRHPDPITAKVMAEKMRRAAHEAGAKAGCGVTVEDEWAWGGDIFDAGLVSTVREEAVRQGWNWRDIQAQAGHDAYHMATRFPTAMIFTPCKGGITHNNKEDCAPDDLVAGLNVLLHAVVQRADR; encoded by the coding sequence ATGAGCTTTACCCCCGACACCCGCATCGACCTCGATCGTTTCTGGTCGACCATTCAACGTTCCGCTGAAATCGGGAAGGGCCGCGAGGGCGGGCTTGCCCGTCTGGCGCTGACGGACAGTGACCGCGAGGTGCGAGACCAGTTTGTCGAATGGTGCGAGGCGGCCGGACTGACCGTCGAGATCGACCGGATGGGTTCGATCTTCGGGCGCCGGGCCGGCAGCGATGACAGCCTGCCGCCGATCTTTATCGGCAGCCATCTCGATACGCAGATCAATGGAGGCCGTTTCGATGGTATCGCCGGCGTGCTGGCCGGTCTGGAACTCGTTCGAACGCTGAACGATATAGGCCATGTGACCAGGCGCCCCCTCGTCGTGGTGAACTGGACGAACGAGGAAGGCGCGCGTTTCTCGCCGCCGATGATCGCATCGGGCGTCTTCGTTGGGCGCTACGAACTCGACTGGGCGCTCGATTTGATCGCCGACGACGGTCCGCGCCTTGGCGAAGAGCTTGAAAGGATCGGCTACAATGGCGACAAGCCCTGCACGGGCGATGTGGACGCCTATTTCGAATTGCACATCGAGCAGGGGCCGATCCTCGACGCGGAAAAGCGGCAGGTCGGCATCGTGACGGGCGGCTATCCGAGCTATGGCATGCGTGTGCGGTTCGATGGCGAGACCGCTCATACGGGTCCTACGCCGATGGACCTGCGCCATAATGCGCTGATTGCCGGCGCGCGGTTTCTCACGGCCGTGGACGATATCGGCTGGGATTTCGCGGTCATGGACGGCAAGGCCACCGGCTCGCGGCTGGCCGCCTGGCCGAACAAGCCCGGGATTCTTTCCGAAACCGCGCAATGTGTCGCCGATGTCCGCCATCCCGATCCGATCACCGCCAAGGTCATGGCGGAGAAGATGCGCCGGGCTGCCCATGAAGCCGGCGCGAAAGCAGGTTGCGGCGTTACCGTCGAGGATGAATGGGCGTGGGGCGGCGATATTTTCGATGCCGGCCTTGTCTCGACGGTCCGGGAAGAGGCGGTTCGTCAGGGCTGGAACTGGCGTGATATTCAGGCGCAGGCCGGTCACGACGCCTACCATATGGCGACGCGTTTCCCGACGGCGATGATTTTCACGCCCTGCAAGGGCGGCATCACCCACAATAACAAGGAGGACTGCGCACCGGACGATCTGGTTGCGGGTCTGAACGTCCTGCTCCACGCCGTTGTCCAGAGGGCGGATCGCTAA